The following is a genomic window from Sedimenticola thiotaurini.
CGCGGTGGACCAGCACATGCGGACCAATGTGCCGAACATCTACGCAATCGGTGACGTGGTGGGTAATCCCATGCTCGCCCACAAGGCGACCCACGAGGCGAAGGTCGCTGCCGAAGTCATTGCCGGCCAGACCGCCATGTTCGATCCCCTGACCATTCCGTCAGTCGCCTACACCAATCCGGAAGTAGCCTGGATGGGGCTCACCGAGACCGAGGCCAAGGCACAGGGTATCGCTTACGAGAAGGCCGCTTTCCCCTGGGCAGCCTCGGGTCGCGCCCTGGGTATCGGCCGCGAGGAGGGGATGACCAAGTTGCTGTTTGATCCGGAGACCAAGCGTATTCTGGGCGCCGGAATCGTCGGCGTGAACGCCGGCGAGCTGATCGGTGAAGCGGTACTGGCACTGGAGATGGGGGCCGATGCCGAGGATATCGGTCTGACCATTCACCCCCATCCGACCCTGAGCGAGACCATCTGCTTTGCGGCGGAGATGGCGGAAGGCTCCATTACCGACCTGATGCCGCCGAAAAAGCGCTAGAGTCGGTAACCCTCATCGGCGCAGCGTGTTGCGGGGTTCATTCCCCCACAACCCTGCGCCGATTTTTCAGGCACAGGATTAGAACGGGCAATGCGACTCCATTATCGGGAATATGGTAGTTACAGTGATCACCATCCGACGCTGATTTTTCTGCATGGACTGCTGGGCTCCTCGTCCAATTGGCACTCCCTGGCCCGGGGGCTGGGAGACCACTACCATGTGCTGGTGCCCGACCTGCGTAATCACGGCCGCTCACCCCACGACGACGATGTGAGCTACCCGGCGCTGGCCCGGGATCTGGCACAGCTGATTGATGAGCAGGGGCTGGAGTCGGCCCTGCTGATCGGCCACAGCATGGGCGGCAAGGCGGCCATGTGGCTGGCACTTGAGCAGCCGGAACTGGTGTGTGGGCTGGTGGTGGTGGATATCGCCCCGGTTGCCTACCCGAACCGGTTCGGGGTGATCTACGAGGCCCTGCACGCCGTTGAACAGACCCGTGTTGGCAGTCGCGCTGAGGCGGACGCCATCCTGGCCGGCTATCTGGACGATGTTAGTCTGCGCCAGTTCCTGTTACAGAATCTCCAGCATGCGGGAGGGGATTGGCGCTGGCGCATGAATCTCGCCGCACTCACCCGTGGCATGTCCGATATTGTCGGATTTCCCGCTTGCGACAATCTGAGCTATTCCGGCCCCAGTCTGTTTATTTATGGCGGGCTGTCGGACTATGTGCAGCCGGAGGCCAAACCGCTCATACAGCGTCTGTTTCCCCGGGCGGATCTGCAAAAGATTCCCCAGGTCGGTCATTGGGTCTACGCGGAGCAGCCACAGGCATTTTCCGCCATTCTGGGTAAATTCCTGGCCCGTTTCTGACCGATCCTGCAGTTCTGTTGCTATGGATGGTAATCGGTTTCCGGTTAAATAATTCACAATAAACCGCCTCAATGTGCGATATTCTGCTATCCGCAATCTCTTCAGAAAATTAATAAAAGCAGATTAGGCAGGAATGGATCTCGACATGACGACAAGTACAGAAACCTGTATCGGCAGGATTACCGAGATACGCGAAAACATCATGATGGCTGAACTGTTGGCCATGACGGGTGATGAATTCCCAGTTGTTTCCACCGAGACAGGTGACGTGGCCGTCGGTCAGCTGGGTACCTACCTGATGGTCAAACAACGGGACAAGGAAGTGGTCGCCATGGTGATCAGCGCCGGTCAGCAGCGTCAGGAAAATGGCGAGCGGTGCGGCATCCTGACGTTGGTTCCCCTGGGTGAACTGGATAGCAACAGAAGCTTCCACCGTGGCGTGATCCACTACCCCACGCCCGGTGCGAAAGTGCATGTGGTCCGGCCCGACGAGATCAATATCCTGTTCAAGAAGTTTCAGTCCACCGGATTCGAACTGGGTTACCTGCCGACCATGACATCGGTGGGGGTCTGCCTGGATCCCACCGCCCTGTTCGGTCGTCACATGGCGATCCTGGGACAGTCGGGTGCCGGTAAGTCCTGGTCGGTGGCCAGCATTCTGCAGCGTACCGCCAGTCTGATGCCCAAGGCCAAGGTGATTCTGCTGGATCTGCATGGTGAGTATGTCTGGGAAGATGAAAACCAGCGCCACTCCGCCTTCAAGGAGGGCAGCTACCGTTATATAGACGCGCGTAATCTGGAGATCCCTTACTGGCTGCTCACCTACGGTGAACTGGTGGACCTGCTGATCGATCGGGACGACGACAAGGCA
Proteins encoded in this region:
- a CDS encoding alpha/beta fold hydrolase, translated to MRLHYREYGSYSDHHPTLIFLHGLLGSSSNWHSLARGLGDHYHVLVPDLRNHGRSPHDDDVSYPALARDLAQLIDEQGLESALLIGHSMGGKAAMWLALEQPELVCGLVVVDIAPVAYPNRFGVIYEALHAVEQTRVGSRAEADAILAGYLDDVSLRQFLLQNLQHAGGDWRWRMNLAALTRGMSDIVGFPACDNLSYSGPSLFIYGGLSDYVQPEAKPLIQRLFPRADLQKIPQVGHWVYAEQPQAFSAILGKFLARF